Proteins from a genomic interval of Chitinophagales bacterium:
- a CDS encoding T9SS type A sorting domain-containing protein yields MKHLLIFLFATCLSVNLFSQNFTYFNKKLQLPSTNLVVVATLPLSNAYLVLGNYTNLEGRVVFIAKMDIYGDLIWIHSLEVALELGTDGGSATGTCLVQIDENNFAATYGIYKDITFEDIDIALVKFTVDGEITWKRTYGMVGENRERAYHLLHTKDNGFLLTGFRDIERFHFYIIKTDSEGEAEWEKTYSLGGTSVAFHANETLDGGYIFSGYGKSPITDFDMYCVKTNDKGQLQWQKNYGTENSDLGGQVVPLNSDEYILWGGINESDDVRKTYIAKLNTIGNIIWERKHQLPSISTSQTKIIIKPDNGFIGVAVYENEYGTYQPIIMNFDSRGDTLWTKTITADPNASVYIRDIEKIEGGYVLAGHRFFPTPQYGWILTIDEEGNTCSEGRTYAEADFEGCDSTVVVTDIPHFPTSSSYQVQIAPNPARQQTTIHYQIPKEGVLKVYDYQGRLMDSWELKMNNSSLTLEIGDWTSGVYLYQLEIGGERIEGGKFIVE; encoded by the coding sequence ATGAAACACTTACTAATATTTCTATTTGCCACTTGCTTATCAGTAAATCTATTTTCTCAAAACTTTACCTACTTCAATAAAAAGTTGCAACTTCCAAGTACAAATTTAGTAGTAGTGGCAACTCTTCCACTTTCTAATGCTTATTTGGTTTTAGGAAACTACACAAATTTAGAGGGGAGAGTAGTCTTTATTGCCAAAATGGATATATATGGAGATTTAATTTGGATCCATTCATTAGAGGTTGCTCTCGAATTAGGAACAGATGGAGGGAGTGCAACAGGAACATGCTTAGTTCAAATAGATGAAAATAATTTTGCTGCTACTTATGGAATCTATAAAGATATTACTTTTGAAGATATTGATATAGCTTTGGTCAAGTTTACAGTTGATGGAGAAATTACTTGGAAAAGAACTTATGGAATGGTTGGAGAAAATCGAGAAAGGGCTTACCATTTATTACATACCAAAGACAATGGATTTTTATTGACAGGGTTTCGAGACATAGAACGTTTTCATTTTTACATTATCAAAACAGATTCAGAAGGGGAAGCAGAGTGGGAAAAAACCTATAGTTTGGGAGGAACTTCTGTTGCTTTCCATGCCAATGAGACCTTGGATGGGGGCTATATTTTCTCTGGATATGGAAAAAGTCCCATAACTGATTTTGATATGTATTGCGTGAAAACGAATGATAAAGGACAGTTACAATGGCAAAAAAATTACGGAACAGAAAATAGTGATTTAGGTGGTCAAGTAGTTCCTCTCAATAGTGATGAATACATACTTTGGGGAGGTATAAATGAAAGTGATGATGTAAGAAAAACGTATATCGCCAAATTAAATACCATTGGAAATATTATTTGGGAAAGAAAGCATCAACTTCCAAGCATTTCCACTAGTCAAACGAAGATTATTATCAAGCCTGATAATGGTTTTATTGGAGTTGCAGTATATGAAAACGAATACGGAACCTATCAACCAATAATCATGAATTTTGATTCTCGTGGAGACACGCTTTGGACAAAAACCATCACTGCTGACCCCAATGCAAGTGTATATATACGAGACATCGAAAAAATAGAAGGAGGCTATGTATTGGCAGGGCATCGTTTTTTTCCTACGCCTCAATATGGTTGGATTTTGACAATTGATGAGGAAGGGAATACTTGTTCAGAAGGTCGAACTTATGCAGAGGCGGATTTTGAAGGGTGTGATAGTACGGTGGTGGTGACGGATATTCCACATTTCCCTACATCGAGTTCCTACCAAGTACAGATTGCGCCCAATCCCGCCCGCCAACAAACGACCATTCACTACCAAATTCCGAAAGAGGGCGTATTGAAGGTATATGATTATCAAGGGCGACTAATGGATAGTTGGGAATTGAAAATGAATAATTCGAGTTTGACATTGGAGATTGGAGATTGGACGAGTGGAGTTTATTTGTATCAGTTGGAAATTGGAGGAGAGCGAATTGAAGGAGGTAAATTTATTGTGGAATGA
- a CDS encoding T9SS type A sorting domain-containing protein, which produces MFKESSFQTNFILLLDFERKMWGVASFIDVYEIGTHEVMVTDENGCVATASVTTSGYFPPNEIPIIEKTNEECTDVGEAHLTITNNTISYRIWEWKKDGISIDIEGEESPVEIIHGKPITNPTPGQAFPGLNKLQQAFWQMMDGNCDRDCANQLLTAQNEEWSKRILVASYLNQGDFTTANNLLATLPTHDTQALQFYNIMDMLLNYPLDATTESNLTGLAANQNDRYIATLAESALTIYFGHRFTRNAHPISLNGGGNKRGTEILESKYMNAIQMNMLPNPAKNYVNIYLDRAIAKTPLSFSIYDASGVLVKSVTIDDSSTSFTVNTSELSSGVYFCRLYNDNFIYQHQKLVVLH; this is translated from the coding sequence GTGTTTAAAGAATCTTCTTTTCAAACTAACTTTATATTGCTTTTGGACTTTGAACGAAAGATGTGGGGAGTGGCGAGTTTTATTGATGTCTATGAAATAGGAACTCATGAGGTAATGGTAACAGATGAAAATGGTTGTGTGGCAACTGCATCTGTCACCACATCTGGCTATTTCCCTCCCAATGAGATCCCAATCATCGAAAAAACCAACGAGGAATGTACAGATGTTGGAGAGGCTCATTTGACTATTACGAATAACACTATTTCCTACCGAATTTGGGAGTGGAAAAAAGACGGGATTTCTATTGATATAGAAGGAGAAGAATCACCTGTAGAAATCATTCATGGTAAGCCTATTACAAATCCTACACCAGGACAAGCTTTTCCAGGCTTGAATAAGCTGCAACAAGCTTTTTGGCAGATGATGGACGGCAATTGTGATAGAGATTGTGCGAATCAGTTATTGACTGCCCAAAACGAGGAGTGGAGCAAAAGAATATTGGTAGCGAGTTACCTCAATCAGGGGGATTTCACAACTGCCAATAACCTATTGGCAACATTGCCTACCCATGACACACAGGCTCTTCAATTTTACAACATCATGGATATGTTATTGAATTATCCTTTGGATGCTACAACAGAAAGTAATTTAACAGGCTTGGCTGCGAATCAAAATGACCGTTATATAGCTACTTTAGCTGAATCGGCATTAACAATCTATTTTGGACACCGTTTTACTCGGAATGCTCATCCTATTAGTTTGAATGGAGGAGGTAATAAGAGAGGCACAGAAATCTTAGAAAGTAAATATATGAATGCTATTCAAATGAATATGCTTCCCAATCCCGCTAAAAACTATGTGAATATTTATTTAGATAGAGCAATTGCAAAGACTCCACTATCTTTTTCTATTTACGATGCTTCAGGTGTTTTAGTCAAAAGTGTGACTATAGATGATTCCTCTACTTCATTCACTGTAAATACCAGTGAATTATCATCAGGGGTTTATTTTTGCCGTTTGTACAACGATAATTTTATTTATCAGCATCAAAAACTGGTTGTTTTACATTAA
- a CDS encoding T9SS type A sorting domain-containing protein produces the protein MNHLAIKCLLKSENNDWGNRVLVPYYLHQADTGQAQITLARIPNSTPLHDILTMLVVGVNNNHETNLQHLSTNQDAYIAAFAESMLALYFDKQYVRGVNLGGQSSKRSEKLITGNRIEVNEDISLVMYPNPTKDYLQLVFNRNIQDVKANIHIYDLKGKKVFQAFLQQENEIDLRTLNVGTYFCKVSLVGVGTITEKLIIIR, from the coding sequence ATGAATCACCTCGCCATCAAGTGCTTATTGAAAAGCGAAAACAACGATTGGGGGAACAGGGTATTGGTACCTTATTATTTGCATCAAGCGGATACAGGACAAGCCCAAATTACTTTGGCTCGAATTCCCAATTCAACACCACTACACGACATTTTGACCATGTTGGTTGTTGGAGTGAATAACAATCATGAAACAAACCTTCAGCATTTGTCAACGAATCAAGATGCCTATATTGCGGCTTTTGCAGAGTCGATGTTGGCACTGTATTTTGATAAACAATATGTTCGAGGGGTAAATCTTGGAGGACAGTCGAGTAAAAGAAGTGAAAAGTTGATAACAGGTAATAGAATTGAGGTGAATGAGGATATTTCTTTAGTGATGTATCCCAATCCTACAAAAGATTACCTTCAATTGGTCTTTAATAGAAATATCCAAGACGTGAAGGCGAATATTCACATCTATGATTTGAAGGGAAAAAAAGTTTTTCAAGCTTTCCTACAACAAGAGAATGAAATAGACCTCCGTACCTTGAATGTAGGCACTTATTTCTGCAAAGTATCTTTGGTTGGTGTCGGAACTATTACGGAAAAACTCATCATTATCAGATAA
- a CDS encoding T9SS type A sorting domain-containing protein, whose protein sequence is MKYIIIFVFFCQIIQAQDFTLFSTEISFPNNNLVCRATLPIENGILAVGIYNTVGYKAIFLAKTSYSGEMLWIKILDDDSTVGNIVTGAAFIPTDDGHFAIIYSKYKTIAKEDKDVVLMKFMGDGTVLWTQSYGEAGDEAPLHLMKTSDGGYLITGFQEVLNDDVYYYVIKTQEGGFKLWDKRYKWNGYSYGAWAAESPNGGYLISGFAATSPAYEDTDVYIIRIDEEGEKIWGKNYGSIEFDGAAIIQVNRKNNFIFSSSIRENGVKKNYHVEIDDSGSIVWEKIYDIDGLHPIQTEFIIREDNSFMGVAFIENEHNHYQPLLMNFSSRGDTLWTKRITFDPHSDIYIRDIEPIEGGYVLAGFKHFPLPQHGWLVTIDEEGNFCEELGCVETVVDIEDVVIGGREVFVQISPNPVRGQATIEYQIPKDGVLKVYDYQGREVGDWRLDSNDKTLTLEVEDWVSGVYLYSVEIGEERVEGGKLIVE, encoded by the coding sequence ATGAAATATATTATAATTTTTGTATTTTTCTGCCAAATAATTCAAGCACAAGATTTTACACTCTTTAGTACTGAAATTTCTTTTCCTAATAATAATCTTGTTTGTCGAGCAACTCTTCCAATTGAAAACGGAATATTAGCTGTAGGTATTTACAATACGGTGGGATATAAGGCTATTTTTTTAGCAAAAACTTCTTATAGTGGAGAAATGCTTTGGATAAAAATTTTAGATGATGATTCTACTGTGGGTAATATAGTGACAGGGGCAGCATTTATTCCTACAGACGATGGACATTTTGCCATTATTTATTCAAAATACAAAACTATTGCTAAAGAAGACAAAGATGTGGTACTTATGAAATTTATGGGCGATGGAACAGTTCTTTGGACTCAAAGTTATGGAGAAGCTGGTGATGAAGCTCCTTTGCACCTAATGAAAACAAGTGATGGTGGTTACTTAATTACAGGTTTTCAAGAAGTTTTGAACGATGATGTTTATTATTATGTCATTAAAACCCAAGAAGGAGGATTCAAGTTATGGGATAAACGCTACAAATGGAATGGCTACTCTTATGGGGCATGGGCAGCAGAATCTCCCAATGGAGGATATCTTATTTCTGGTTTTGCTGCAACCTCTCCTGCTTATGAAGATACCGATGTATATATTATAAGAATTGATGAAGAAGGAGAAAAAATATGGGGCAAGAATTATGGTAGTATAGAATTTGATGGGGCTGCCATTATTCAAGTTAATAGAAAAAATAACTTTATATTTTCTAGTTCTATAAGAGAGAATGGAGTTAAAAAGAATTATCATGTAGAGATTGATGATAGTGGAAGTATTGTTTGGGAGAAAATATATGACATAGATGGTTTGCACCCTATTCAAACAGAGTTTATTATAAGAGAAGATAATAGTTTTATGGGAGTTGCTTTTATTGAAAACGAACACAATCATTACCAGCCTCTACTCATGAATTTTAGTTCAAGGGGCGATACTTTGTGGACAAAACGAATTACTTTCGACCCTCATTCAGATATATATATCCGAGACATCGAACCCATTGAAGGAGGTTATGTATTGGCAGGGTTTAAGCATTTTCCACTTCCTCAACACGGTTGGCTCGTCACGATAGACGAAGAAGGTAATTTCTGTGAGGAATTGGGTTGTGTGGAGACGGTGGTGGATATTGAGGATGTAGTGATTGGAGGGAGAGAGGTTTTTGTACAGATTAGTCCCAATCCTGTGAGAGGGCAGGCTACTATTGAGTATCAGATTCCGAAAGATGGGGTATTGAAGGTGTATGATTATCAAGGGAGAGAAGTTGGAGATTGGAGGTTGGATAGTAATGATAAAACACTTACATTAGAGGTAGAGGATTGGGTGAGCGGGGTTTATTTGTATAGTGTTGAGATTGGAGAAGAGCGAGTTGAAGGTGGGAAGTTGATAGTGGAGTGA